Proteins from a genomic interval of Mesobacillus sp. S13:
- the spoVAC gene encoding stage V sporulation protein AC produces MGDKKKQKMTPEQQQYQQLEQKHEIKRPVVKNCIKAFLVGGLICTIGQAITYFYIYFFNFTEQTAGNPTVATMIFLSMLLTGFGVYDHIGQFAGAGSAVPVTGFGNSVISAAIEHRTEGFVLGVGGNMFKLAGSVILFGVFAAFVVALVKTLLTMMGVL; encoded by the coding sequence ATGGGGGATAAAAAAAAGCAAAAAATGACACCAGAGCAGCAGCAATATCAGCAGTTGGAACAAAAACATGAAATTAAACGCCCAGTTGTAAAAAATTGCATTAAAGCATTTCTGGTTGGTGGATTGATTTGTACAATTGGCCAAGCAATTACCTATTTTTATATCTACTTTTTTAATTTCACCGAACAAACAGCCGGAAATCCGACAGTTGCGACAATGATCTTCCTTTCCATGCTGTTGACCGGTTTTGGTGTATATGACCATATTGGACAATTTGCAGGAGCGGGCAGTGCTGTACCGGTAACTGGCTTCGGGAACTCCGTTATCTCGGCAGCGATTGAACACCGTACTGAAGGATTTGTCCTTGGTGTCGGTGGAAATATGTTTAAACTGGCAGGGTCAGTCATCCTGTTTGGTGTCTTTGCTGCTTTTGTCGTAGCACTGGTAAAAACTTTGCTGACCATGATGGGGGTGCTGTAA
- a CDS encoding CotY/CotZ family spore coat protein, with protein sequence MGCKGKKHDSDSCVCEVLRAVADAQDEVDVDNDCDVSCHKSIQELLAGAQTPTTDLDTIPLILYCGDCVPFEGFGTRIRTNGGGPQRLDCFRSFFFRVTSVDDNCCAKIELLATRGDQGEGFDTPCQQIQTGGARNEFFRTGICITVDLDCFCAVTCLDPVAASPLSSLPGSD encoded by the coding sequence ATGGGTTGCAAAGGAAAGAAACATGATAGCGACAGCTGTGTTTGCGAGGTTCTTAGAGCAGTAGCAGATGCTCAAGATGAAGTGGATGTAGACAATGATTGCGATGTCAGCTGCCACAAGTCTATCCAGGAATTACTTGCAGGCGCTCAAACTCCAACGACGGATTTAGATACAATCCCTCTAATTCTTTATTGCGGTGACTGTGTACCATTCGAAGGATTTGGAACTAGAATCCGTACAAATGGAGGAGGTCCACAAAGACTCGATTGCTTCAGATCATTCTTCTTCCGTGTTACTTCAGTGGACGACAACTGCTGTGCGAAAATTGAGTTGTTGGCAACACGCGGTGATCAAGGAGAAGGTTTCGACACACCATGTCAGCAAATCCAAACTGGAGGAGCAAGAAATGAATTCTTCAGAACTGGTATCTGCATCACTGTTGACTTGGATTGCTTCTGCGCTGTTACCTGCCTAGACCCTGTAGCTGCGTCACCACTTTCAAGCCTACCTGGAAGTGACTAA
- a CDS encoding monovalent cation:proton antiporter family protein, translated as MEHHASITSLVIVIIVAFLTPILLHRLKLNFIPVVVAEIIMGLIIGKSGFNIVHEDAWLSTLSTLGFLFLMFLSGLEIDFTAFSGNKKNKSRKANEQKEPNTFVLATIIFIGIFIASLGLSYLFVLAGFIENVFLMTLIISTISLGVVVPTLKDAHLMKTNIGQTILLVAVIADLVTMILLAVFVSLYDGGEGNTWLLLVLFAAGVGLYFIGRSFKNRTFINALSTGTTQIGTRAVFALIILLVAISETVGAENILGAFLAGVLVSLLAPDQEMVHKLDSFGYGFLIPIFFVMVGVDLDVWSLFSDKKLLLLIPLLLLALFLSKLVPVYLLKKWYDTKTVLAAGFLLTSTLSLVIAAATIGERMEMITPEMSGTLILVAVISSVLAPILFKKLFPQEKNEEVKVKVVFIGANQMTLPVSRALQSSLYEPVLYHTKQEKADKQIADSVFDIIEMENYDIETLKKHEVFDADIIVISTGDPDMNATIAMSAKEHGVERVIARIEIPDLAEKAQGEGVEVFSVLRSSESLLRAMIESPGVMTILTNQENSLHEIRMLNDHFDGMTLRRFPFTGDVIFVRILRENESIVPHGDTEMRLNDRLIVTGSKEYVDELKRELEFCFWC; from the coding sequence ATGGAACATCATGCTTCGATTACCTCACTCGTAATCGTCATAATTGTTGCATTTTTAACACCAATTTTATTGCACAGGTTAAAATTGAACTTCATACCAGTAGTCGTTGCCGAAATCATCATGGGCTTGATCATCGGTAAAAGCGGATTTAATATCGTCCATGAAGATGCATGGCTTAGCACCCTTTCAACGCTGGGGTTCTTGTTCCTGATGTTCTTGAGCGGACTTGAGATTGACTTCACCGCATTTTCCGGCAATAAAAAAAATAAAAGCAGGAAAGCTAATGAGCAAAAAGAGCCAAATACGTTCGTGCTAGCCACAATCATCTTCATTGGCATCTTTATAGCCTCATTAGGATTATCGTATTTATTCGTCCTTGCAGGCTTTATCGAAAATGTCTTCTTAATGACATTGATCATTTCGACAATTTCACTAGGAGTCGTGGTACCTACCTTGAAGGATGCGCATCTGATGAAAACCAATATTGGTCAGACAATCCTATTGGTGGCAGTTATTGCCGACCTGGTAACGATGATCCTGCTCGCTGTCTTTGTCTCTCTTTATGATGGAGGGGAAGGAAATACGTGGCTTCTGCTTGTCCTGTTTGCGGCGGGTGTCGGGCTGTATTTTATCGGAAGAAGTTTCAAAAACCGAACCTTCATAAATGCTCTTTCGACAGGAACAACACAGATTGGCACACGTGCCGTTTTCGCCCTGATAATTTTACTGGTTGCGATCTCTGAAACGGTAGGAGCCGAAAATATCCTGGGAGCATTCCTTGCAGGTGTCCTTGTGTCCCTGCTCGCACCTGATCAGGAAATGGTCCATAAGCTTGATTCTTTTGGCTATGGCTTCTTGATTCCAATCTTCTTCGTAATGGTTGGCGTGGATCTTGATGTCTGGTCATTGTTCAGTGACAAAAAGCTTTTATTATTAATTCCGTTATTGCTTTTGGCGCTGTTCTTGTCAAAATTAGTCCCGGTCTATTTGCTGAAAAAATGGTATGACACGAAAACAGTCCTTGCAGCTGGTTTCCTGTTGACATCTACATTGTCGCTTGTCATAGCGGCGGCAACAATTGGTGAAAGAATGGAAATGATTACACCGGAGATGAGCGGAACACTGATTCTTGTAGCAGTCATCTCCAGCGTTCTGGCACCGATTTTATTCAAAAAGCTGTTCCCGCAGGAAAAGAATGAGGAAGTTAAAGTCAAGGTGGTATTCATTGGTGCCAATCAGATGACACTTCCTGTTTCACGCGCTTTGCAATCTTCTCTGTATGAACCAGTTCTTTATCATACAAAACAGGAAAAAGCGGATAAACAAATTGCGGATTCTGTTTTTGATATCATTGAGATGGAGAACTATGATATTGAAACACTTAAAAAACATGAAGTATTTGACGCGGATATCATTGTTATTTCCACAGGCGATCCTGACATGAACGCAACCATTGCTATGAGTGCGAAGGAGCATGGAGTAGAACGTGTCATCGCAAGAATTGAAATTCCGGATTTGGCAGAGAAAGCCCAGGGAGAGGGAGTTGAGGTATTCTCGGTCCTGCGTTCCTCTGAATCATTGCTGCGTGCCATGATTGAATCACCAGGGGTCATGACGATTCTGACCAATCAGGAAAATTCACTGCATGAAATCAGGATGCTGAATGATCACTTCGACGGTATGACGCTAAGGCGCTTTCCATTCACAGGCGATGTAATATTTGTTCGTATTTTGCGCGAGAACGAATCAATTGTCCCTCATGGAGATACCGAAATGAGGCTGAATGATCGCCTGATCGTAACAGGTTCCAAGGAATATGTCGATGAACTTAAACGTGAGCTTGAATTCTGTTTTTGGTGCTAA
- a CDS encoding stage VI sporulation protein F, producing MDNNFFKNIEKKTGVNMNDVFELANSLQNANFKDEQTVRGVIRRVSKMANKPVSKEMEDKIVESIVKDGKQLDFGQISKMINKK from the coding sequence ATGGATAATAATTTCTTCAAGAATATAGAAAAAAAGACTGGCGTAAATATGAATGATGTATTTGAGCTAGCGAATTCATTACAAAATGCGAACTTTAAAGATGAGCAAACAGTAAGAGGCGTGATCCGACGTGTGTCAAAAATGGCTAACAAACCTGTAAGTAAAGAAATGGAAGATAAGATTGTGGAATCCATTGTCAAGGATGGAAAGCAGCTTGACTTTGGGCAAATTTCCAAAATGATCAACAAGAAGTGA
- a CDS encoding DUF421 domain-containing protein, giving the protein MPDILRTIIRSIMLIIGLFIITKLLGKKQLSSLSFFEYIVGITVGDIAGTLSMDPDLSLRDGIASLVVWSFVPLAISTISLRSRVFRRIVEGKSTTFIENGNIIEENMRKERYSIDELLEQLRKKSVFKVADVEFASLDSNGELSVLLKKAKQPVKYEDLATEWEEESATVPVLIDGKIIEENLSRTGLDCNGLKAKIQDNGYQLHQVFYAEVDIKGELNVDLYDEYISSHFPDFDHI; this is encoded by the coding sequence ATGCCGGATATTCTTAGAACAATCATACGTTCCATTATGCTTATCATTGGCTTATTCATCATCACAAAGCTTCTTGGGAAAAAGCAGCTATCGAGTCTGTCATTTTTCGAATACATTGTAGGGATCACGGTGGGCGATATTGCCGGTACATTATCGATGGATCCTGACTTGAGCTTAAGGGATGGGATTGCCAGCTTGGTTGTCTGGTCATTCGTTCCCTTGGCGATTTCAACAATTTCCTTAAGGAGCAGAGTGTTTCGCAGGATAGTGGAGGGGAAATCAACGACCTTCATCGAAAATGGAAATATTATAGAGGAAAATATGCGGAAAGAAAGATACAGTATTGACGAGCTGCTGGAGCAACTCCGCAAGAAAAGTGTATTCAAAGTGGCTGATGTTGAATTTGCATCTCTTGATTCGAACGGTGAATTGAGTGTTTTATTGAAAAAAGCAAAACAGCCGGTAAAATACGAAGACCTTGCAACTGAATGGGAAGAAGAATCGGCTACGGTTCCTGTTTTGATAGACGGTAAAATCATTGAGGAAAACCTTAGTCGAACTGGGCTGGATTGTAATGGATTGAAAGCAAAAATCCAGGATAATGGATATCAATTACATCAGGTTTTTTATGCAGAAGTGGACATAAAAGGAGAGCTTAATGTAGATCTATATGATGAATACATATCCAGCCATTTTCCGGATTTTGATCATATTTGA
- the spoVAE gene encoding stage V sporulation protein AE → MLPMFFWAFVVGGLICVFGQLMFDIVKLTPGHTMSLLVVIGAVLDGFGLYEPLIDFAGAGATIPITSFGNSLVHGALQEAEQHGLVGVLTGMFEITSSGISAAVIFGFIGALIFKPKG, encoded by the coding sequence TTGCTACCAATGTTTTTCTGGGCATTTGTTGTCGGAGGCTTAATCTGTGTATTCGGCCAATTGATGTTTGATATTGTAAAATTAACACCAGGACACACGATGAGCCTGCTCGTGGTGATTGGGGCTGTCCTTGATGGTTTTGGATTATATGAGCCCTTGATTGATTTTGCAGGAGCGGGTGCTACGATTCCAATCACAAGCTTTGGCAATTCGCTCGTACACGGAGCGCTCCAAGAAGCAGAGCAGCACGGGCTCGTTGGGGTCCTGACAGGAATGTTTGAGATCACCAGTTCAGGTATCTCTGCTGCTGTTATCTTTGGCTTTATCGGCGCACTTATTTTTAAACCAAAAGGTTGA
- a CDS encoding YjcZ family sporulation protein produces MGYGYGGFCGGGYGYGGGGYYGSTFVLIVVLFILLIIVGASFYN; encoded by the coding sequence ATGGGCTACGGTTATGGTGGCTTTTGCGGCGGCGGCTACGGATACGGCGGTGGCGGTTATTACGGTTCCACTTTCGTATTGATCGTCGTGTTGTTCATTTTGTTGATTATTGTAGGAGCAAGCTTCTACAACTAA
- the spoVAD gene encoding stage V sporulation protein AD, protein MLVGKQSWQFSNRPVIESWGSSGGPFEAEGKLAADFDVLHDDLWMGEESYEKAHRVLLEEAIKSALQKGNFNKEDMQFMMAGDLINQITPTSFAARTMAIPYFGLFGACSTSMEGLALASFIVNYQGAKKVVTGASSHNSAAEKQFRYPTEYGGQKPPTAQWTVTGAGAAVITDSSDKQGKIVTTSATIGKVVDMGISDPFNMGGAMAPAAADTIIAHFKDLAREPSYYDLVVTGDLGRIGQAATYDLLQQSGLEINKEQFQDCGLMIYNEDQPVQSGGSGAGCSASVLYGHLLNQMNSGVYKRILVVATGALLSPLSFQQKETIPCIAHAVSIELN, encoded by the coding sequence ATGTTGGTTGGAAAGCAGTCATGGCAATTTTCGAACCGGCCTGTCATCGAATCATGGGGCTCATCAGGAGGGCCGTTTGAAGCAGAGGGGAAACTCGCTGCAGACTTTGATGTCCTTCATGATGATTTGTGGATGGGGGAAGAATCATACGAGAAGGCTCATAGAGTTCTACTTGAAGAGGCAATCAAATCAGCGTTGCAGAAGGGGAATTTCAACAAAGAGGACATGCAATTCATGATGGCAGGGGATTTGATCAATCAAATTACACCGACCAGTTTTGCGGCAAGAACGATGGCAATTCCTTATTTTGGCCTTTTTGGCGCTTGCTCTACCTCAATGGAGGGTCTTGCACTGGCATCGTTTATCGTCAACTACCAAGGAGCAAAGAAGGTTGTAACAGGTGCTTCAAGCCACAATTCAGCTGCAGAAAAGCAATTCCGCTATCCTACAGAATATGGCGGGCAAAAACCCCCGACTGCCCAGTGGACCGTAACTGGAGCAGGAGCGGCAGTTATAACAGACAGTTCGGATAAACAAGGAAAAATTGTTACGACTTCCGCCACAATCGGTAAAGTAGTGGATATGGGGATTTCTGATCCATTTAATATGGGTGGTGCAATGGCACCTGCAGCCGCGGATACGATCATTGCCCACTTTAAGGATTTAGCTCGGGAACCATCTTATTATGATTTGGTCGTGACGGGGGATCTTGGAAGGATAGGACAAGCTGCTACCTACGACCTATTACAGCAGTCTGGACTTGAGATAAATAAGGAACAATTTCAGGATTGCGGCCTGATGATTTATAACGAAGACCAGCCGGTTCAATCTGGAGGGAGCGGGGCAGGGTGTTCTGCATCCGTATTATATGGACATTTACTTAACCAGATGAATAGTGGGGTATATAAGAGAATCCTTGTTGTTGCAACAGGAGCCCTTTTATCACCACTGTCATTCCAGCAAAAAGAAACAATACCCTGCATTGCCCACGCTGTTTCAATTGAACTGAACTAG
- a CDS encoding DUF1360 domain-containing protein — MDNWMDLFLLVFASFRLTRLIVYDTITEFIREPFHDTVVETQEDGSTETYIEIKGEGLRYWIGELLSCHWCTGIWSTAVLYAGYVLLPQLSMPVIIVLAIAGIASVIQHHFIKD; from the coding sequence ATGGATAATTGGATGGATCTATTCCTTCTTGTATTTGCAAGCTTCCGTTTGACCAGGCTGATCGTCTACGATACAATCACTGAATTTATTCGGGAACCATTTCATGATACGGTGGTTGAGACCCAGGAGGATGGCAGCACGGAAACATATATTGAAATAAAAGGAGAAGGGCTGAGGTATTGGATCGGCGAGCTGTTAAGCTGCCATTGGTGCACAGGTATTTGGTCGACAGCAGTACTGTATGCTGGCTACGTTTTACTGCCGCAGCTATCAATGCCTGTCATCATAGTGCTGGCGATTGCCGGAATCGCATCGGTAATCCAGCATCATTTCATTAAAGACTGA
- a CDS encoding YhcN/YlaJ family sporulation lipoprotein, which produces MNMKQAVNILAILIMLGAGTAGCSSFGKTSPESRASMIQSINPDPGATNDLDEKNLELAKKVKKDIAALDAIYDVAVIAGKKEVLVAYKVKHMKRFGMKQIEKEINKKLEKNYPDEDFIVSSDYKIFIEAVELRERMKDPSFPDKKAEEQLQRIISLKKELT; this is translated from the coding sequence ATGAATATGAAACAGGCAGTAAATATTTTGGCAATATTAATCATGCTCGGAGCCGGAACAGCTGGCTGTTCTTCTTTCGGAAAAACCTCACCAGAGAGCAGAGCATCCATGATTCAATCAATTAATCCTGACCCAGGAGCGACAAATGATCTGGATGAGAAGAATCTCGAGCTGGCTAAAAAGGTTAAGAAAGATATTGCGGCACTAGATGCTATATATGATGTGGCCGTCATTGCAGGGAAAAAAGAAGTATTAGTCGCATACAAGGTCAAGCATATGAAGAGATTTGGCATGAAGCAGATCGAGAAAGAAATCAATAAGAAGTTAGAAAAAAACTATCCTGATGAAGATTTCATTGTATCCAGCGACTATAAAATTTTTATTGAGGCTGTCGAGCTTCGGGAGAGAATGAAGGATCCGTCCTTTCCGGATAAGAAAGCAGAGGAGCAATTGCAGCGGATTATTTCGTTGAAAAAAGAATTAACATAA
- the fabI gene encoding enoyl-ACP reductase FabI, which yields MTLSLNGKTYVVMGVANKRSIAWGIAQSLHNAGANLIFTYAGERLEKSVRELAGSLDENYLVLPCDVTSDEDVAKCFSDVKKAAGTIAGVAHCIAFANKDELVGDYMNVSREGFLLAHNISAYSLTAVAKEAKELMAEGGSIVTLTYLGGERAIPNYNVMGVAKASLDASVRYLAADLGKNNIRVNSISAGPIRTLSAKGVSDFNSILREIEEKAPLRRNTTPEEVGDTAVFLFSDMSRGITGENIHVDSGFHIL from the coding sequence ATGACTCTTTCACTGAACGGTAAAACATATGTAGTAATGGGTGTAGCCAATAAAAGAAGTATCGCCTGGGGTATTGCTCAATCTCTCCACAATGCCGGGGCAAATCTGATTTTTACTTATGCAGGAGAACGCCTTGAGAAAAGTGTGCGAGAACTTGCTGGTTCATTGGATGAGAACTATTTAGTATTGCCATGCGATGTTACGAGCGATGAAGATGTCGCGAAATGCTTCAGCGATGTTAAAAAAGCGGCAGGTACAATCGCAGGTGTTGCTCACTGCATCGCATTCGCGAACAAGGATGAACTAGTGGGCGACTATATGAATGTATCACGCGAAGGATTCCTGCTGGCACATAATATCAGTGCTTACTCATTGACTGCTGTAGCGAAGGAAGCGAAGGAACTGATGGCTGAAGGTGGAAGTATTGTTACATTAACTTACCTTGGCGGCGAACGCGCAATTCCGAACTATAATGTCATGGGTGTCGCAAAAGCATCTCTTGATGCAAGTGTCCGCTACCTTGCCGCAGATTTAGGAAAGAATAATATCCGAGTAAACTCGATTTCAGCAGGACCAATCCGTACCCTGTCTGCTAAAGGGGTAAGCGACTTCAATTCAATTTTGAGAGAAATTGAAGAGAAAGCTCCGCTTCGCCGCAATACGACTCCTGAAGAAGTAGGCGACACAGCGGTATTCCTGTTCAGCGACATGTCACGAGGAATTACCGGCGAGAATATCCATGTCGATTCAGGGTTCCATATCCTATAA
- a CDS encoding UvrD-helicase domain-containing protein: MKTAKYNQQIICLEHYNREDYQKLYDDGKKGMLTCSVCGEPVRLYLGIKEKPHFYHHLSAKEGCIDQNESFPALQSTEETEYTERNGFRIPKSRSITAEAEREEKFLYPREVKIPSTFTPLPPVKPGVKLNYLKQLKEAGVHFDGNQEKAVVSTEGPLLILAGAGSGKTRVLTARTAFMIEEKKIDPSSIMLVTFTAKAAAEMKKRIADYPGMSPAKVNQLIAGTFHSIFYRILCFHEREKWSSDKLMKKEWQREQILKEAGRKLQLDEKEFAYDLALQQIGLWKNTMIMPHQVKAESPWEEKVALLYKDYETAKERQSLFDFDDMLLGCYQLFRDKPDILQNYQNRFHHFLIDEFQDINKVQYELMKMLSTKHGNVCAVGDDDQSIYSFRGSDPAYLFKFKTDFQNTKLIILNQNYRSPHEIVETANTLISANLTRHEKEMRAQFSGECSPVIFHPYDEEEEATMILTDIKERIEQGERPGDFAILFRTNAASRSVFERLATSSLPFRLDQDIESFYERFIAKGMLAFLRLSMNPDDPEAIKNILPSLFLKQSIFRDLQANSILNDCSMLEALTYVKTGFAFQEQKLKRLIPIVRSLSSLSPIAAIDIVEKDLGYQDFIKKRGNEGNQLEKGSDDIRDLRVAARNFKTIGEFLDHAEHMTAMNAEIKRSSKKLTDAITLSTIHRSKGLEYGTVYIIGTVDGSIPHDYALDAYRNGDQLPLEEERRLLYVAVTRAEKNLFLSVPQKRRGRKANPSRFLSNIKRKMPNQDLGI, translated from the coding sequence ATGAAAACAGCCAAGTATAATCAACAAATCATATGCCTTGAACACTATAACCGTGAGGATTACCAAAAGCTTTATGATGATGGTAAAAAAGGGATGCTCACATGTAGTGTATGCGGAGAACCTGTACGTCTTTATTTAGGTATTAAAGAAAAGCCTCACTTCTACCATCACCTTTCAGCAAAGGAAGGCTGTATCGATCAGAATGAATCCTTCCCAGCCCTTCAGTCTACCGAGGAAACAGAATATACCGAACGAAACGGATTCCGTATTCCGAAGTCCCGTTCCATTACAGCTGAAGCGGAAAGAGAAGAAAAATTCCTCTATCCTCGTGAAGTTAAGATTCCATCAACTTTTACTCCCCTCCCACCGGTGAAGCCAGGGGTAAAGTTAAACTATTTAAAACAGTTAAAAGAAGCTGGGGTCCATTTTGATGGCAACCAGGAAAAAGCTGTTGTTTCAACAGAGGGGCCATTATTGATCTTGGCAGGTGCCGGGAGTGGAAAGACAAGAGTGCTGACCGCGAGAACCGCCTTCATGATTGAAGAAAAGAAAATTGACCCTAGTTCAATCATGCTTGTTACCTTCACCGCGAAGGCTGCAGCTGAGATGAAGAAACGGATTGCCGATTATCCGGGAATGTCGCCTGCTAAGGTCAATCAGCTGATCGCCGGCACCTTCCATAGCATCTTCTATCGAATCCTTTGTTTTCACGAGCGTGAAAAATGGTCATCTGACAAACTGATGAAAAAAGAGTGGCAACGGGAACAAATTCTTAAGGAAGCTGGGAGGAAGCTTCAGCTTGATGAAAAAGAGTTTGCCTATGATTTAGCACTACAGCAAATCGGTTTGTGGAAAAATACGATGATCATGCCGCATCAGGTTAAAGCTGAATCCCCTTGGGAAGAAAAGGTCGCTTTGCTGTATAAAGACTATGAAACAGCTAAAGAGAGGCAAAGTTTATTCGACTTTGATGATATGCTTCTCGGCTGTTATCAGCTTTTCAGGGACAAGCCCGATATACTGCAAAACTATCAAAATCGTTTTCACCATTTTTTAATTGATGAGTTTCAGGATATTAATAAAGTTCAGTACGAACTGATGAAAATGCTATCTACGAAGCACGGGAATGTTTGCGCTGTCGGCGATGACGACCAATCAATCTACTCATTCCGGGGTAGTGATCCTGCCTATCTGTTCAAGTTCAAAACAGACTTCCAGAATACCAAACTAATCATCTTGAACCAAAACTACCGTTCGCCGCATGAGATTGTCGAGACAGCTAACACGTTAATATCAGCCAATCTCACTCGCCATGAAAAAGAAATGCGGGCCCAGTTTTCCGGAGAGTGTTCTCCGGTCATCTTCCATCCGTATGATGAAGAAGAAGAAGCGACGATGATTTTGACAGACATAAAAGAACGGATCGAACAAGGGGAACGCCCCGGTGATTTTGCTATCCTGTTCAGGACGAATGCAGCAAGCCGCTCCGTTTTCGAGAGGCTTGCAACTTCAAGCTTGCCATTCCGGCTTGATCAGGATATTGAATCATTTTATGAGCGTTTCATCGCAAAAGGAATGCTGGCATTCCTTCGACTTAGCATGAACCCAGATGACCCGGAGGCGATTAAAAATATTCTTCCATCCTTATTTTTGAAGCAGTCGATTTTCCGTGATTTACAGGCAAATAGTATCCTGAACGATTGTTCCATGCTTGAAGCGCTCACCTATGTAAAAACCGGTTTTGCCTTCCAGGAACAGAAACTAAAAAGACTTATCCCAATTGTCCGCTCTCTGTCTTCGCTATCCCCCATTGCGGCAATAGATATAGTTGAAAAAGATCTGGGTTATCAGGACTTCATCAAAAAGCGTGGGAATGAAGGCAATCAGCTTGAAAAGGGCTCTGATGATATCCGGGATTTAAGGGTGGCTGCGCGCAATTTTAAAACCATTGGAGAATTCCTTGATCATGCTGAACACATGACAGCCATGAACGCCGAAATTAAACGAAGCAGCAAAAAGCTTACTGACGCCATCACTCTCAGCACCATCCATCGTTCAAAGGGGCTGGAATATGGAACTGTCTATATTATTGGAACAGTTGACGGCAGCATTCCACATGATTACGCTTTGGATGCGTATCGTAATGGAGACCAGCTGCCCCTTGAAGAAGAACGTCGTCTACTCTATGTAGCAGTGACAAGGGCAGAGAAAAACCTGTTCTTATCCGTTCCCCAAAAGAGACGAGGAAGGAAAGCCAACCCATCCCGTTTCTTGTCCAACATAAAACGAAAAATGCCAAATCAGGACCTGGGAATTTAA
- a CDS encoding spore coat CotO family protein, producing MGRKRSRKQSPLFYINQPNIDLPQPDMQRNFSLKNSEVMSEDQLSENTLESTNVEIEPDENAGEEIYHEPESQDAPKKRNFNEYTLEGKINHLKLVPATVAKVKYEFITIERSYKGYFLEMKGDVLIIHSISPRKKSVSILKEDLVDIKRVGL from the coding sequence ATGGGGAGAAAACGAAGTCGTAAGCAATCTCCTTTGTTTTACATTAATCAGCCAAATATTGACCTGCCGCAACCTGACATGCAAAGGAATTTTTCTCTTAAGAATAGTGAAGTGATGTCAGAGGATCAATTGTCCGAAAATACTTTAGAGAGTACAAATGTTGAGATAGAACCAGACGAAAATGCTGGTGAAGAGATTTATCATGAGCCAGAAAGCCAGGATGCACCAAAAAAGAGAAATTTCAATGAATATACACTTGAAGGAAAAATCAATCATTTAAAGCTTGTCCCGGCAACTGTTGCTAAGGTTAAATATGAGTTCATAACCATAGAAAGATCATATAAGGGTTATTTTTTGGAAATGAAAGGGGACGTACTGATTATACATTCGATCAGCCCGAGAAAGAAAAGTGTAAGCATCCTTAAAGAGGATTTAGTCGATATTAAGAGGGTTGGGTTATAA